In Pseudomonas sp. GCEP-101, one DNA window encodes the following:
- a CDS encoding DUF484 family protein: protein MTDTPQDPTVTLEAEQVADYLRRHPEFFVDHDELIPEMRIPHQPGDAVSLVERQVRLLRERNIEMRHRLSQLMDVARDNDRLFDKTRRLVLDLLDATSLEEIVSTVEDSLRHEFLVPYVSLILFSDNNLPVGRSVSSAEAHQAIGGLLSGGKTVCGVLRPHELAFLFCESERDQVGSAAVVPLTFQGLHGVLAIGSPDPQHYKSSLGTLFLGYVAEVLARTLPRFATPLRSVR, encoded by the coding sequence ATGACCGATACTCCGCAGGACCCCACCGTTACGCTCGAAGCCGAACAGGTCGCCGACTATCTTCGCCGGCACCCTGAATTCTTCGTCGACCATGACGAGCTGATCCCGGAGATGCGCATTCCGCACCAGCCGGGCGATGCCGTGTCGCTGGTGGAGCGCCAGGTGCGCCTGCTGCGCGAGCGCAACATCGAGATGCGCCATCGGCTGTCGCAGCTGATGGACGTGGCCCGCGACAACGACCGCCTGTTCGACAAGACCCGCCGCCTGGTACTCGACCTGCTCGACGCCACCAGCCTGGAGGAAATCGTCAGCACGGTGGAGGACAGCCTGCGCCACGAGTTCCTCGTGCCCTACGTCAGCCTGATCCTGTTCAGCGACAACAACCTGCCGGTGGGCCGCTCGGTGAGCAGCGCCGAGGCGCACCAGGCCATTGGCGGCCTGCTGTCGGGCGGCAAGACCGTGTGCGGCGTGCTGCGCCCCCACGAGCTGGCCTTCCTGTTCTGCGAAAGCGAACGCGACCAGGTCGGCTCCGCCGCCGTGGTGCCGCTGACCTTCCAGGGCCTGCACGGCGTGCTGGCGATCGGCAGCCCCGACCCGCAGCACTACAAGAGCTCGCTGGGCACCCTGTTCCTGGGGTACGTCGCCGAAGTGCTGGCGCGAACCCTGCCGCGCTTCGCCACGCCACTGCGCTCGGTACGCTAG
- the xerC gene encoding tyrosine recombinase XerC, which yields MELEAGINAYLEHLRSERQVSVHTLDGYRRDLLRLAALCEKSSLTEWPALQVRDLRMFVARLHQQGLASRSLARLLSATRGLFQYLIREGVCRHNPADGLAAPKGARKLPRTLDTDRTAQLLDGGVEDDFIARRDQALLELFYSSGLRLSELVGLDLEWLDLKDGLVRVHGKGNKVRELPVGRAARQAIEQWLPLRALASPQDNAVFIGRSGKRLTPRAVQLRVREAGVRELGQHLHPHMLRHSFASHMLESSQDLRAVQELLGHADIATTQIYTHLDFQHLATVYDQAHPRARRKPGAEE from the coding sequence TTGGAGCTTGAAGCTGGCATCAATGCCTACCTGGAACACCTGCGCAGCGAGCGCCAGGTGTCCGTCCATACCCTCGACGGCTATCGCCGCGACCTGCTGCGCCTTGCCGCGCTCTGCGAGAAATCCTCGCTGACCGAGTGGCCCGCACTGCAGGTGCGCGACCTGCGGATGTTCGTCGCCCGCCTGCACCAGCAGGGCCTTGCCAGCCGCAGCCTGGCGCGCCTGCTGTCGGCCACCCGCGGGCTGTTCCAGTACCTGATCCGCGAAGGCGTCTGCCGGCACAACCCCGCCGACGGCCTCGCCGCGCCCAAGGGCGCGCGCAAGCTGCCGCGCACCCTGGACACCGACCGCACCGCGCAGTTGCTCGACGGCGGCGTCGAGGACGACTTCATCGCCCGCCGCGACCAGGCGCTGCTGGAGCTGTTCTATTCCTCGGGCCTGCGCCTCTCCGAGCTGGTCGGCCTCGACCTGGAATGGCTGGACCTCAAGGACGGCCTGGTGCGCGTGCACGGCAAAGGCAACAAGGTGCGCGAACTGCCGGTCGGCCGCGCCGCGCGGCAGGCCATCGAACAGTGGCTGCCGCTACGGGCGCTGGCTTCGCCCCAGGACAACGCCGTGTTCATCGGCCGCAGCGGCAAGCGCCTGACGCCCCGCGCCGTTCAGTTGCGCGTGCGCGAGGCGGGTGTGCGCGAACTCGGCCAGCACCTGCACCCGCACATGCTGCGGCACTCCTTCGCCAGCCATATGCTGGAGTCGTCCCAGGACCTGCGCGCGGTGCAGGAGCTGCTCGGCCACGCTGACATCGCCACCACGCAGATCTACACCCACCTGGATTTCCAGCACCTCGCCACGGTCTATGACCAGGCGCACCCGCGGGCCCGCCGTAAACCCGGAGCAGAAGAATGA
- a CDS encoding HAD family hydrolase: protein MSIRLVTFDLDDTLWDVAPVMNSAEATLRDWLAVNATQLGPVPIEHLWAIRSRLMEQDPMLKHRLSELRRRILFHALLDAGYPQAEASELAEAGFQTFLHARHQVALFPEVHPTLEQLANRFILGVLTNGNADVRRLGLADYFQFALCAEELGVGKPDPHPFQEALKRGGVAAEHAVHIGDHPSDDIAGARRAGMKAIWFNPMRKPWDGEEAPSAIIHNLAELPGVLAKL, encoded by the coding sequence ATGAGTATCCGTCTGGTCACCTTCGACCTCGATGACACGCTGTGGGATGTCGCCCCGGTGATGAACAGCGCGGAAGCGACCCTGCGCGACTGGCTGGCAGTGAACGCCACGCAGCTGGGCCCGGTGCCGATCGAACACCTGTGGGCGATCCGCTCACGACTGATGGAGCAGGACCCGATGCTCAAGCACCGCCTGAGCGAGCTGCGCCGGCGCATCCTGTTCCATGCCCTGCTCGACGCGGGTTATCCACAGGCCGAGGCCAGCGAACTGGCCGAAGCCGGCTTCCAGACCTTCCTCCACGCGCGGCACCAGGTGGCGCTGTTCCCCGAAGTACACCCGACCCTGGAGCAACTGGCCAACCGCTTCATCCTCGGCGTGCTCACCAATGGCAACGCCGACGTGCGCCGCCTGGGCCTGGCCGATTACTTCCAGTTCGCCCTCTGCGCGGAAGAGCTGGGCGTCGGCAAGCCCGACCCGCATCCCTTCCAGGAAGCGCTCAAGCGCGGCGGCGTGGCGGCGGAGCACGCCGTGCATATCGGCGACCACCCCAGCGACGACATCGCCGGCGCGCGCCGTGCCGGCATGAAGGCCATCTGGTTCAACCCGATGCGCAAGCCGTGGGACGGCGAAGAGGCGCCCAGCGCGATCATCCACAACCTTGCCGAGCTGCCGGGTGTGCTGGCCAAGCTCTGA
- the sutA gene encoding transcriptional regulator SutA, giving the protein MSDEELEQDELDGADEDDGEELAAADDSEVDADSGDGDEAPASKGGGKKAKAAAEEEELPSVEAKQKDRDALARAMEEFLNRGGKVQEIEPNVVADPPKKPDSKYGSRPI; this is encoded by the coding sequence ATGAGCGACGAAGAACTGGAACAGGACGAGCTGGACGGCGCTGACGAGGATGATGGCGAGGAGCTCGCCGCAGCTGACGACAGCGAAGTCGACGCCGACAGCGGCGACGGGGATGAAGCCCCTGCTTCGAAGGGCGGTGGCAAGAAAGCCAAGGCCGCTGCTGAAGAAGAGGAACTGCCCTCGGTCGAAGCCAAGCAGAAGGATCGTGACGCCCTGGCCCGCGCGATGGAGGAGTTCCTCAATCGCGGTGGCAAGGTGCAGGAGATCGAGCCGAACGTCGTGGCCGACCCGCCCAAGAAGCCGGATAGCAAATACGGCAGCCGCCCTATCTGA
- a CDS encoding secondary thiamine-phosphate synthase enzyme YjbQ — MWQQKTLTLRPRPRGFHLVTDEILAALPELSRCRVGLLHLLLQHTSASLTVNENADPSVRRDFERFFNRLVPQGEGGYEHDYEGPDDLPAHFKASLLGCQLTLPIQEGGLALGTWQGIYLGEHRDHGGPRRIVATWQGELV; from the coding sequence ATGTGGCAGCAGAAGACCCTCACCCTGCGCCCTCGCCCGCGAGGTTTCCACCTGGTCACCGACGAGATCCTGGCCGCGCTGCCGGAGCTGTCGCGTTGCCGGGTCGGCCTGCTGCACCTGCTGTTGCAGCACACCTCCGCCTCGCTGACGGTCAACGAGAATGCCGACCCTTCGGTGCGCCGCGATTTCGAGCGATTCTTCAATCGCCTGGTGCCCCAGGGGGAGGGCGGCTACGAGCACGACTACGAAGGCCCGGACGATCTTCCGGCGCATTTCAAGGCCAGCCTGCTGGGCTGCCAGCTGACCCTGCCGATACAGGAAGGAGGGTTGGCATTGGGCACCTGGCAGGGTATCTATCTGGGCGAGCACCGCGATCATGGCGGCCCGCGCCGGATAGTGGCGACCTGGCAGGGCGAGCTTGTATGA
- a CDS encoding ammonium transporter produces MTLRKYAGLGALLPLAMPGLAMADEAAAPVLNSGDTAWMLISSALVLLMTIPGLALFYGGMVRAKNVLSIMMQCFAITALVSILWVVYGYSLAFDTVGMEKGVVNFASFVGGFDKAFLSGLTSTGLTSAAALFPESVFVMFQMTFAIITPALIVGAFAERMKFSAMLIFTALWFTLVYAPIAHMVWSGDGGLLWDWGVLDFAGGTVVHINAGIAGLVACIVLGKRKGYPTAAMAPHNLGYTLIGAALLWVGWFGFNAGSAAAANGTAGMAMLVTQIATAAAALGWMFAEWITHGKPSALGIASGVVAGLVAVTPAAGTCGPMGAIVIGLAAGVICFFAATSLKRAVGYDDSLDAFGVHAVGGIVGALLTGVFAAPALGGFGTVTDIGAQLFTQFKGVAFTIVYTGIVSFVILKVLDLVMGLRVTEEEETVGLDLSLHNERGYNL; encoded by the coding sequence ATGACTCTGCGCAAATACGCAGGGCTAGGCGCCCTATTGCCCCTCGCAATGCCCGGCCTGGCCATGGCCGACGAGGCAGCGGCCCCCGTCCTGAACAGCGGCGACACCGCCTGGATGCTGATTTCCAGCGCACTGGTGCTGCTGATGACCATCCCCGGCCTGGCCCTGTTCTACGGCGGCATGGTGCGCGCCAAGAACGTCCTGTCGATCATGATGCAGTGCTTCGCGATCACCGCGCTGGTCAGCATCCTCTGGGTCGTCTACGGCTACAGCCTGGCCTTCGATACCGTCGGTATGGAGAAGGGCGTGGTCAATTTCGCCTCCTTCGTCGGCGGGTTCGACAAGGCCTTCCTCAGCGGCCTGACCAGCACCGGCCTGACCTCGGCGGCCGCGCTGTTCCCCGAAAGCGTCTTCGTGATGTTCCAGATGACCTTCGCGATCATCACCCCGGCCCTCATCGTCGGCGCCTTCGCCGAGCGTATGAAGTTCTCCGCGATGCTGATCTTCACCGCGCTGTGGTTCACCCTGGTCTACGCACCGATCGCCCACATGGTCTGGAGCGGTGACGGCGGCCTGCTGTGGGACTGGGGCGTGCTGGACTTCGCCGGCGGCACCGTGGTGCACATTAACGCCGGTATCGCTGGCCTGGTGGCGTGCATCGTGCTCGGCAAGCGCAAGGGCTACCCGACCGCTGCCATGGCGCCGCACAACCTGGGCTACACCCTGATCGGCGCCGCGCTGCTGTGGGTGGGCTGGTTCGGCTTCAACGCCGGCTCCGCCGCTGCCGCCAACGGCACCGCCGGCATGGCCATGCTGGTCACCCAGATCGCCACCGCTGCCGCCGCCCTGGGCTGGATGTTCGCCGAGTGGATCACCCACGGTAAGCCGAGCGCCCTGGGCATCGCGTCGGGCGTCGTGGCTGGCCTGGTTGCCGTCACCCCGGCCGCCGGTACCTGCGGCCCGATGGGCGCCATCGTGATCGGCCTGGCTGCCGGCGTGATCTGCTTCTTCGCCGCCACCAGCCTCAAGCGTGCCGTCGGCTACGACGACTCCCTGGATGCCTTCGGCGTGCATGCGGTCGGCGGTATCGTCGGCGCCCTGCTCACCGGCGTGTTCGCGGCTCCCGCCCTGGGCGGCTTCGGCACCGTGACCGACATCGGCGCGCAGCTGTTCACCCAGTTCAAGGGCGTGGCCTTCACCATCGTCTACACCGGTATCGTCAGCTTCGTGATCCTCAAGGTCCTGGACCTGGTCATGGGCCTGCGCGTCACCGAGGAAGAGGAAACCGTGGGCCTGGACCTCTCCCTGCACAACGAGCGCGGCTACAACCTGTAA
- the glnK gene encoding P-II family nitrogen regulator, protein MKLVTAIIKPFKLDDVRESLSEIGVQGITVTEVKGFGRQKGHTELYRGAEYVVDFLPKVKIDVAIADDQLDRVIEAITKAANTGKIGDGKIFVVNLEQAIRIRTGETGTDAI, encoded by the coding sequence ATGAAGCTAGTCACAGCCATCATCAAGCCGTTCAAGCTGGACGACGTTCGTGAGTCGCTGTCCGAGATCGGCGTGCAGGGCATCACTGTGACCGAAGTCAAGGGCTTCGGCCGGCAGAAGGGCCACACCGAGCTGTACCGTGGCGCGGAATACGTTGTCGATTTCCTGCCCAAGGTGAAAATCGACGTCGCCATCGCCGATGACCAACTGGATCGTGTTATCGAAGCCATCACCAAGGCCGCCAACACCGGGAAGATCGGTGACGGCAAGATCTTTGTTGTAAATCTGGAACAGGCCATTCGTATCCGTACCGGCGAAACCGGCACCGACGCGATCTAA
- a CDS encoding accessory factor UbiK family protein, with protein sequence MLPPKAFLDAISQQAGRLFGGESPLPKAELEAQFKVLMQSAFSKLDLVSRDEFDSQMVVLARTRARLEALEAKVAEIEARLSAPADTNAPAAEE encoded by the coding sequence ATGCTGCCGCCCAAAGCCTTCCTCGATGCCATCAGCCAACAAGCCGGACGCCTGTTCGGTGGCGAATCGCCCCTGCCGAAGGCCGAGCTGGAAGCCCAGTTCAAGGTTCTGATGCAGAGCGCCTTCAGCAAGCTCGACCTGGTCAGCCGCGACGAATTCGACAGCCAGATGGTCGTCCTCGCGCGCACCCGCGCCCGCCTGGAGGCGCTGGAAGCCAAGGTCGCGGAGATCGAAGCCAGGCTGTCCGCGCCTGCCGATACCAACGCCCCCGCCGCCGAAGAATAG
- a CDS encoding YifB family Mg chelatase-like AAA ATPase gives MSLAIVHSRAQVGVEAPGVTVEAHLANGLPSLTLVGLPEGAVKESKDRVRSALLNSGFDFPNRRITLNLAPADLPKDGGRFDLAIALGILAASGQLADAAGLEELECLGELALSGTLRPVPGVLPAALAARAAGRTLVVPRENAEEASLASGLTVYAVGHLLELAAHFNGQERLRPYEANGLLRVTPPYPDLSEVQGQAAAKRALLVAAAGAHNLLFSGPPGTGKTLLASRLPGLMPPLDEDEALQVAAIHSVAGRGPLTHWPQRPFRQPHHTASAPALVGGGSRPQPGEITLAHEGVLFLDELPEFDRKVLEVLREPLEGGEIVIARANGRVRFPARFQLVAAMNPCPCGYLGDPSGRCRCSPEQVQRYRAKLSGPLLDRIDLHLTVSRESTSLAPSGPSTSSAELAVQVAAARQRQLARQGCANAFLTLKKMHQYCALSPEDQAWLEKAGERLNLSLRALHRILKVARTLADLQQADSIARPHLAEALQYRAGH, from the coding sequence ATGTCCCTCGCCATCGTCCATAGCCGCGCCCAGGTCGGTGTGGAAGCGCCCGGCGTCACCGTCGAGGCGCACCTGGCCAACGGCCTGCCGTCGCTGACCCTGGTCGGCCTGCCCGAAGGCGCCGTGAAGGAGAGCAAGGACCGCGTGCGCAGCGCCCTGCTCAACTCAGGCTTCGATTTCCCCAACCGCAGAATCACGCTCAATCTCGCCCCGGCCGACTTGCCCAAGGACGGCGGGCGCTTCGACCTGGCCATCGCCCTGGGCATCCTCGCCGCCAGCGGCCAACTGGCCGATGCCGCCGGCCTGGAGGAGCTGGAATGCCTGGGCGAGCTCGCGCTTTCCGGCACGCTGCGCCCGGTGCCCGGCGTGCTGCCCGCCGCCCTCGCCGCCCGCGCCGCGGGCCGCACGCTGGTGGTCCCGCGGGAAAACGCCGAGGAAGCCAGCCTGGCCAGCGGCCTGACCGTCTACGCGGTCGGTCACCTGCTGGAGCTGGCCGCGCACTTCAATGGCCAGGAACGCCTGCGCCCCTACGAGGCCAACGGCCTGCTGCGGGTGACGCCGCCGTATCCCGACCTGTCGGAAGTGCAGGGCCAGGCCGCGGCCAAGCGTGCGCTGCTGGTAGCGGCCGCCGGCGCGCACAACCTGTTGTTCAGCGGGCCGCCCGGCACCGGCAAGACGCTGCTCGCCAGCCGCCTGCCCGGCCTGATGCCGCCGCTGGACGAAGACGAGGCGCTGCAGGTGGCCGCGATCCATTCCGTCGCCGGGCGGGGGCCGCTGACCCACTGGCCGCAACGCCCGTTCCGCCAGCCGCACCACACCGCCTCCGCGCCGGCGCTGGTGGGTGGCGGCAGTCGCCCGCAGCCGGGGGAAATCACCCTGGCGCACGAAGGCGTGCTGTTTCTCGATGAGTTGCCCGAGTTCGACAGGAAGGTGTTGGAGGTGCTGCGCGAGCCGCTGGAAGGGGGCGAAATCGTCATCGCCCGCGCCAACGGTCGCGTGCGCTTCCCCGCGCGCTTCCAGCTGGTGGCGGCGATGAACCCCTGCCCCTGCGGCTACCTCGGCGACCCCAGCGGCCGTTGCCGCTGCTCGCCGGAACAGGTCCAGCGCTACCGCGCCAAGCTGTCCGGGCCGCTGCTGGACCGCATCGACCTGCACCTCACCGTCAGCCGCGAAAGTACCAGCCTGGCGCCCAGCGGGCCGAGTACCAGCAGCGCCGAGCTGGCCGTTCAGGTCGCCGCCGCGCGCCAGCGCCAGCTTGCCCGCCAGGGTTGCGCCAACGCCTTTCTCACCCTGAAGAAGATGCACCAATATTGTGCACTGAGCCCAGAAGACCAGGCCTGGCTGGAGAAGGCCGGCGAGCGCCTGAACCTGTCACTGCGCGCCCTGCACCGGATTCTCAAGGTCGCCCGAACCCTGGCCGACCTTCAGCAGGCAGACAGCATCGCTCGTCCGCATCTGGCCGAAGCGCTGCAATACCGGGCGGGGCATTAG
- a CDS encoding RidA family protein: MSETRAAAFERIAGELGYDFSGEMKIGGNYVPFVIDGHQVHVSGQIPRVGDEVVVTGRAGSEVSLAEAQLAAKVCVLRALALLRQALGDLDRVRKVLQLNVFVQCAEHFTQLSEVADGASAVLYEVLGAAGVHTRTSVGVYQLPKGATVELNLLAVAIDRPG, translated from the coding sequence ATGAGCGAGACACGTGCGGCCGCGTTCGAACGGATTGCCGGCGAACTGGGCTACGACTTCAGCGGTGAGATGAAGATTGGCGGCAACTATGTGCCGTTCGTCATCGACGGCCATCAGGTTCATGTCAGCGGGCAGATTCCGCGGGTGGGCGACGAAGTCGTCGTCACCGGCCGGGCGGGCAGCGAGGTCTCGTTGGCCGAGGCCCAGTTGGCGGCGAAGGTCTGTGTGCTGCGTGCGCTGGCGTTGCTACGCCAGGCGCTGGGCGACCTCGACCGTGTGCGCAAGGTGCTGCAGCTCAATGTGTTCGTGCAGTGTGCCGAGCACTTCACTCAGCTGAGCGAGGTGGCCGATGGTGCTTCGGCGGTGCTGTACGAGGTGCTGGGCGCGGCCGGCGTGCACACCCGCACGTCGGTCGGCGTCTACCAGTTGCCGAAGGGCGCGACGGTCGAGCTGAACCTCCTGGCGGTTGCGATCGATCGCCCCGGCTAA
- a CDS encoding DUF1127 domain-containing protein, whose amino-acid sequence MSGLSDVRLTLYQQELLEIPGVREAPRGLQESRWQQFWRRVRTRKQLLELSDAQLRDIGISREQAKLEAMRPFWRC is encoded by the coding sequence ATGAGCGGCCTGAGCGATGTGCGGCTGACCCTTTACCAACAGGAACTGCTGGAAATCCCCGGCGTGCGCGAAGCACCCCGCGGCTTGCAGGAGAGCCGCTGGCAGCAGTTCTGGCGCCGGGTGCGCACCCGCAAGCAACTGCTGGAGCTCAGCGACGCGCAGCTGCGCGACATCGGCATCAGCCGCGAGCAGGCCAAGCTGGAAGCGATGCGGCCGTTCTGGCGCTGCTGA